The following coding sequences are from one Peromyscus eremicus chromosome X, PerEre_H2_v1, whole genome shotgun sequence window:
- the Gpr50 gene encoding melatonin-related receptor, with translation MAMVPKGNMGPTKAVPTPFGCIGCKLPKPDYPLALITFMFCAMVITVVLDLIGNSMVLLAVTKNKKLQNSGNIFVASLSMADMLVAIYPYPMMLYAMSVGGWDLSQLQCQIVGLVSGLSVVGSIFNITAIAINRYCYICHSLQYKRIFSLRNTYIYLVITWVMTVLAVLPNMYIGTTEYDPRTYSCIFNYANNPVVTVTIVCIHFILPLIIVGYCYTKIWIKVLAAHDPAGQNPDNQFAEVRNFLTMFVIFLLFAVCWCPINVLTVLVAVSPKDMAGKIPNWLYLAAYSIAYFNSCLNAVIYGILNESFRQEYWTIFHALRHPILFISHLITDIRETRETRALTCAHVCAHVHAHDQAREQERARTCLAVEGTSRNVRNVLLPGDAAAAHSDRVSVHFKPQTRYTSAYRKPASIHHKSLSGHPKSASVYPKPASSVHFKPALVHLKPTSVHFKGDSVHFRAASKLVTSHCISAGSSPNHPTSTAGYIKPATSHPATTTVDYLEPATTSHSVLTAVDLPEISASHCLEMTTIGHFKPASSLPVVFPELAATSATPPDPTVIPIATDDYRKVLLIDDDSDDSDCSDEMAV, from the exons ATGGCCATGGTCCCCAAGGGCAACATGGGACCTACCAAGGCGGTTCCCACCCCATTTGGCTGCATTGGCTGTAAGCTGCCAAAACCTGACTACCCACTAGCGCTAATCACCTTCATGTTCTGCGCAATGGTTATCACTGTTGTCTTAGACTTGATCGGCAACTCCATGGTCCTTTTGGCTGTGACCAAGAACAAGAAGCTCCAAAATTCTG GCAACATCTTTGTGGCCAGCCTCTCCATGGCAGACATGCTGGTGGCCATCTACCCCTACCCTATGATGCTGTATGCCATGTCAGTTGGGGGCTGGGATCTGAGTCAGCTCCAGTGCCAGATAGTCGGGTTGGTCTCGGGACTGAGTGTGGTCGGTTCCATCTTCAACATTACGGCCATTGCCATCAATCGTTACTGCTACATCTGCCACAGCCTCCAATATAAGCGGATCTTCAGCCTGCGTAACACTTACATCTACCTGGTCATTACCTGGGTCAtgactgtcctggctgtcctgcctaACATGTACATTGGCACCACTGAATATGATCCTCGCACCTACTCCTGTATCTTCAACTATGCGAACAACCCCGTCGTTACTGTGACCATTGTCTGCATCCACTTCATCCTCCCTCTCATCATAGTCGGTTATTGCTACACCAAAATCTGGATCAAAGTGCTGGCAGCCCATGACCCAGCTGGACAGAATCCTGATAACCAGTTTGCTGAGGTTCGAAATTTTCTAACCATGTTTGTGATCTTCCTCCTTTTTGCAGTGTGCTGGTGCCCTATCAATGTGCTCACTGTGTTGGTGGCTGTCAGTCCAAAAGATATGGCAGGCAAGATCCCCAACTGGCTTTATCTTGCAGCCTATTCCATAGCCTACTTCAACAGCTGCCTCAATGCTGTCATCTATGGTATCCTCAATGAGAGTTTCCGACAAGAATACTGGACAATCTTTCATGCTTTGCGGCACCCTATCCTGTTCATCTCTCACCTCATCACTGACATTCGGGAGACTCGGGAGACCCGAGCTCTCACTTGTGCCCATGTCTGTGCCCATGTCCATGCCCATGACCAAGCCCGAGAACAAGAGCGTGCCCGTACCTGTCTTGCTGTGGAAGGAACATCACGGAATGTCCGGAATGTTCTATTGCCTGGTGATGCGGCAGCAGCCCACTCTGATCGTGTCTCTGTCCATTTCAAGCCCCAAACCAGGTATACTTCTGCCTACCGCAAACCTGCCTCTATCCATCATAAGTCTCTTTCTGGCCACCCCAAGTCTGCCTCTGTCTACCCTAAGCCAGCCTCCTCTGTCCATTTCAAGCCTGCCTTGGTCCATCTCAAACCCACCTCTGTCCATTTCAAGGGGGACTCTGTCCATTTTAGGGCTGCTTCCAAGCTTGTTACTAGTCACTGTATCTCTGCTGGCTCTTCCCCCAACCATCCTACATCCACTGCTGGCTACATAAAGCCTGCTACCAGCCACCCTGCAACCACCACTGTTGACTATCTTGAACCTGCCACCACTAGCCATTCTGTGCTCACTGCTGTTGATCTCCCTGAGATCTCAGCCTCCCATTGCCTTGAGATGACCACCATTGGCCACTTCAAACCTGCCTCCAGCCTTCCCGTTGTATTCCCTGAGCTTGCCGCTACCTCTGCCACCCCTCCTGACCCCACAGTAATCCCCATTGCCACTGATGATTACCGAAAGGTCCTTCTTATTGATGATGATTCTGATGATTCCGATTGTTCTGATGAGATGGCTGTGTGA